One Myotis daubentonii chromosome 12, mMyoDau2.1, whole genome shotgun sequence genomic region harbors:
- the LOC132213783 gene encoding interleukin-36 beta-like isoform X2 translates to MMTTSSPPSDLPYALHRKPKDKVFTPERIVHPTTFSIRDPQQMVWVLEGESLIAVPSDNNVKPATVFSVPCTDPDISNEKGSPIYLGVKEDLCLFCAEIEGRPALQLKKESLMKLYKEKKAQKSFLFLRGIEGSTSTFQSVACLGWFIATSSQAGQPVTLTNDRGKTYNTNFYFSSLQPGLWVADSGTENL, encoded by the exons ATGATGACAACCTCCTCGCCACCATCTGATCTGCCTTATGCTCTTCACAGAAAACCTAAAGACAAGGTGTTCACCCCAGAAA GGATAGTGCATCCAACAACCTTTAGTATTCGTGATCCTCAACAGATggtgtgggtgctggagggagaGTCTTTAATCGCAGTTCCTTCTGACAACAATGTCAAACCTG CTACAGTTTTCTCAGTGCCATGCACAGACCCGGACATCTCTAATGAAAAAGGCAGTCCGATATACCTGGGAGTCAAGGAAGATCTCTGTCTGTTCTGTGCAGAAATTGAGGGCCGGCCTGCTTTGCAGCTTAAG AAGGAAAGCTTAATGAAACTGTACAAGGAGAAGAAGGCGCAGAAGTCCTTTCTCTTCCTGCGTGGCATAGAGggctccacctccaccttccagTCCGTCGCCTGCCTCGGCTGGTTCATCGCCACTTCCTCGCAGGCGGGGCAGCCTGTCACCCTCACCAACGACAGGGGCAAAACTTACAACACCAACTTCTATTTCAGTTCTTTGCAGCCTGGGCTGTGGGTGGCTGATTCTGGGACAGAGAACCTGTAG
- the IL36RN gene encoding interleukin-36 receptor antagonist protein, with the protein MVLSGALCFRMKDAALKVLYLQDNQLLAGGVHAGKAVKGEEISVVSNRFLDDSLSPVILGVQGGSQCLSCGTGQEPTLKLEPVDIMELYRSPKDSRGFTFYRRDTGLTSRFESAAFPGWFLCTVPEADQPLRLSQLPGDASWDHPIMDFYFQQCD; encoded by the exons ATGGTTCTGAGCGGGGCCCTGTGCTTTCG AATGAAGGATGCGGCATTGAAGGTGCTTTATCTGCAGGATaaccagctgctggccgggggggTGCACGCAGGGAAGGCCGTGAAAG GCGAGGAGATCAGTGTTGTCTCCAATCGGTTTCTGGACGACAGCCTTTCTCCAGTCATCCTGGGCGTCCAGGGAGGGAGCCAGTGCCTGTCGTGTGGGACGGGGCAGGAACCGACTCTGAAACTAGAG CCAGTGGACATTATGGAGCTCTACCGCAGCCCCAAGGATTCCAGGGGCTTCACCTTCTACAGGCGGGACACGGGGCTCACCTCCAGGTTCGAATCGGCTGCCTTCCCGGGCTGGTTCCTCTGCACGGTGCCCGAAGCGGACCAGCCTCTCAGACTCAGCCAGCTCCCGGGAGATGCCAGCTGGGACCACCCCATCATGGACTTCTACTTCCAGCAATGTGACTAG
- the LOC132213783 gene encoding interleukin-36 beta-like isoform X1, which translates to MWWSLWLCWSRDRSISLSKGQMMTTSSPPSDLPYALHRKPKDKVFTPERIVHPTTFSIRDPQQMVWVLEGESLIAVPSDNNVKPATVFSVPCTDPDISNEKGSPIYLGVKEDLCLFCAEIEGRPALQLKKESLMKLYKEKKAQKSFLFLRGIEGSTSTFQSVACLGWFIATSSQAGQPVTLTNDRGKTYNTNFYFSSLQPGLWVADSGTENL; encoded by the exons ATGTGGTGGAGCCTATGGTTGTGTTGGTCCAGGGACAGGAGCATCTCTTTGAGCAAAG GCCAGATGATGACAACCTCCTCGCCACCATCTGATCTGCCTTATGCTCTTCACAGAAAACCTAAAGACAAGGTGTTCACCCCAGAAA GGATAGTGCATCCAACAACCTTTAGTATTCGTGATCCTCAACAGATggtgtgggtgctggagggagaGTCTTTAATCGCAGTTCCTTCTGACAACAATGTCAAACCTG CTACAGTTTTCTCAGTGCCATGCACAGACCCGGACATCTCTAATGAAAAAGGCAGTCCGATATACCTGGGAGTCAAGGAAGATCTCTGTCTGTTCTGTGCAGAAATTGAGGGCCGGCCTGCTTTGCAGCTTAAG AAGGAAAGCTTAATGAAACTGTACAAGGAGAAGAAGGCGCAGAAGTCCTTTCTCTTCCTGCGTGGCATAGAGggctccacctccaccttccagTCCGTCGCCTGCCTCGGCTGGTTCATCGCCACTTCCTCGCAGGCGGGGCAGCCTGTCACCCTCACCAACGACAGGGGCAAAACTTACAACACCAACTTCTATTTCAGTTCTTTGCAGCCTGGGCTGTGGGTGGCTGATTCTGGGACAGAGAACCTGTAG